In the Olleya sp. Hel_I_94 genome, one interval contains:
- a CDS encoding DUF3078 domain-containing protein, translated as MKGFILICLMVCVNSVFAQTEQPVNPQNPEQPVKVLDTVKWRQLNKLGLDINEVTFVNWNAGGANSISALLAIKSSLRYKKNNLIWFNEVRTRYGVNKQENQRLRKTEDELELISTLGFRKDTITNWYYSGRFNFKTQYANGYNYPNRDNAISRFMAPGYLFVGGGVEYGKNIEKLSFYMSPLTFKATFVLDQELADKGTFGVSPAIFDTLGNKIVDGENVRTEMGVLVTNSYETQVLENIYLKNRVSLYTDYLNSFGNIDVDWEVVFDFKVNDFVKATLGSHLRYDNDVKIIEETEIEDEFAEKGASIQWKQLLGIGVIVDF; from the coding sequence ATGAAAGGCTTTATCTTAATATGCTTAATGGTTTGTGTAAATAGTGTATTTGCCCAAACAGAACAGCCAGTAAATCCACAAAACCCAGAACAACCAGTAAAAGTTTTGGATACAGTAAAATGGAGACAATTAAATAAACTTGGGTTAGACATAAATGAAGTCACCTTTGTTAATTGGAATGCTGGAGGAGCAAATTCAATATCAGCATTATTAGCCATAAAATCTAGTTTAAGATATAAAAAAAATAACCTAATTTGGTTTAATGAAGTTAGAACTCGTTATGGTGTAAACAAACAAGAAAACCAACGTTTAAGAAAAACTGAAGACGAGTTAGAGCTAATTTCTACCTTAGGTTTTAGAAAAGATACTATTACTAATTGGTATTATTCCGGACGTTTTAATTTTAAAACTCAGTATGCTAATGGATATAACTATCCAAATAGGGATAATGCTATTTCTAGATTTATGGCACCTGGTTACTTGTTTGTTGGAGGCGGAGTGGAATACGGTAAAAACATCGAAAAATTATCATTTTATATGTCTCCATTAACCTTTAAAGCAACCTTTGTGTTAGATCAGGAATTAGCGGATAAAGGTACTTTTGGTGTAAGTCCTGCAATTTTTGATACATTAGGTAATAAAATAGTAGATGGAGAAAATGTAAGGACAGAAATGGGTGTTTTAGTTACAAATTCTTATGAGACTCAGGTTTTAGAAAATATTTATCTTAAAAATAGAGTAAGTTTATATACTGATTATTTAAATAGTTTTGGTAATATAGATGTAGACTGGGAAGTCGTCTTTGATTTTAAGGTTAATGATTTTGTAAAAGCAACCTTAGGATCGCACTTAAGATATGATAATGATGTTAAGATTATTGAAGAAACAGAGATAGAAGACGAATTTGCAGAAAAAGGAGCCTCAATACAATGGAAGCAACTTTTAGGT